From one Bacteroides eggerthii genomic stretch:
- a CDS encoding L,D-transpeptidase yields MKRFFLFSALAVCLALAGCNERQEHSLSSVAQMPVSADTVVPVVEVPRKEKLLTADDVTLTKDLLYDTYTLEDTYPYKDTVRSFKWDVIRNCLAYIENMQRDSVQWVVLQNYKNMNREAPLVRNFVRNTCRRVADTLGVERYQSVPLYLPGDTLVPERYGRDGTLACLRGMEGSFDRILPITLEDEWLVPHRYLKRLDDSTAFNHVVFVDRLDQNITTLERVDKGHWKIRSMNPATTGRHAPPYAQETPLGMYLLQQKKSRMVFLKDGSAATGGYAPYASRFTNGAYIHGVPVNVPRTEMIEYSWSLGTTPRSHMCVRNATSHAKFIFDWAPEERSLVVVIE; encoded by the coding sequence ATGAAACGATTCTTCCTTTTTTCCGCTTTGGCTGTATGCTTGGCGTTGGCAGGATGTAATGAACGTCAGGAACATTCCTTATCTTCTGTTGCACAGATGCCTGTATCTGCCGACACCGTTGTGCCCGTAGTGGAAGTCCCCCGAAAAGAGAAGCTGCTGACGGCGGACGATGTGACGCTTACCAAAGATTTGCTTTATGACACTTATACGCTGGAAGACACCTATCCGTATAAGGATACGGTGCGTTCCTTCAAGTGGGATGTGATTCGCAACTGTCTGGCTTATATTGAGAACATGCAACGGGACTCTGTGCAGTGGGTGGTGTTGCAGAATTATAAGAATATGAACCGGGAGGCTCCTTTGGTGCGTAATTTCGTGCGTAACACTTGCCGTCGTGTGGCAGATACGCTCGGAGTGGAGCGTTACCAATCCGTTCCTCTGTACCTGCCGGGCGATACACTGGTTCCCGAACGTTATGGCAGGGACGGGACATTGGCCTGCCTGCGGGGAATGGAGGGCAGCTTCGACCGTATCCTTCCCATTACTTTGGAAGATGAATGGCTGGTTCCCCACCGCTATCTGAAGCGGTTGGACGATAGTACCGCCTTTAATCACGTGGTGTTCGTAGACCGTCTGGACCAGAACATCACTACGCTGGAACGTGTGGACAAGGGACACTGGAAAATCCGTAGCATGAATCCCGCCACTACGGGGAGGCATGCACCGCCATATGCGCAGGAAACCCCGCTGGGCATGTATCTGCTCCAACAAAAGAAGTCGCGCATGGTCTTTCTGAAAGACGGTTCTGCGGCGACGGGAGGATATGCGCCTTATGCCAGCCGTTTCACCAATGGGGCCTACATTCATGGAGTGCCGGTGAACGTTCCGCGTACGGAGATGATTGAATATAGCTGGTCGCTGGGCACCACACCGCGCTCGCACATGTGTGTGCGCAATGCCACCTCACACGCTAAATTCATCTTCGACTGGGCGCCGGAGGAGCGTTCTTTAGTAGTTGTTATCGAATAG
- a CDS encoding DUF4136 domain-containing protein, whose protein sequence is MEEFFGCDMYGITNVVHGEKEECWYITKVEPYSQVDMAGLRAGDLLTSSDTVNNVYHVGGSKQLVNVGSYMELEKDSYLTELEVMDKGKTKYGLVGYRTWNSNPFIYKNTQVYSDPEVSLYDYSTFDFEFTENNVIQQKEISGIIEKELNKKNLKRDKDNPDVLIFINYYSDRRENYTPPTQEIITRYKYGYEIGSGWGPRQYIESQTRGGYTKVLNLMKFTITMLDAEKVRKGCKVTPIIWNADFEVPDFSVIPPLKPFCTDVAEFMFCQFPIVHPYNQSISKKCYYQAVGLLFEKKKPKVIYHVLKGSPAEKAGLKAGDEFVKYGKEKFIDEDSGNTSFDMLIKRKNGKKETIHFDNVKSYEVLDIQ, encoded by the coding sequence ATGGAAGAGTTTTTCGGCTGTGATATGTACGGAATTACTAATGTGGTGCATGGAGAAAAAGAAGAGTGCTGGTACATTACTAAGGTAGAGCCTTATTCTCAGGTTGATATGGCAGGCCTTAGGGCTGGTGACCTGCTGACAAGCTCAGATACGGTTAATAATGTTTATCATGTTGGAGGAAGTAAACAACTTGTGAATGTAGGAAGCTATATGGAACTGGAGAAAGACAGCTATCTCACAGAACTGGAAGTCATGGATAAGGGAAAAACAAAGTATGGCCTTGTCGGATATAGAACATGGAATAGTAATCCTTTCATTTATAAAAATACGCAAGTTTATTCTGATCCAGAGGTTTCTTTGTATGATTACTCTACATTTGATTTTGAGTTTACAGAAAACAACGTGATCCAGCAAAAAGAGATTTCCGGAATCATAGAAAAAGAACTGAACAAAAAGAATCTAAAGCGGGATAAGGATAATCCGGACGTTCTTATCTTTATCAATTATTATTCGGATCGTCGTGAAAACTATACACCGCCTACACAAGAAATTATAACTCGTTATAAGTATGGTTATGAAATTGGTTCAGGTTGGGGACCCCGCCAATATATAGAATCACAAACACGAGGAGGGTATACCAAAGTGTTGAATCTGATGAAATTCACCATTACAATGCTTGATGCAGAGAAAGTGAGAAAAGGCTGCAAGGTAACTCCCATAATTTGGAACGCCGATTTTGAAGTTCCTGATTTCAGTGTTATCCCTCCTTTAAAACCCTTTTGTACAGATGTTGCTGAATTCATGTTTTGCCAGTTCCCGATAGTTCACCCCTATAACCAGTCTATTAGTAAAAAATGTTACTATCAGGCAGTCGGCCTTCTTTTTGAAAAAAAGAAGCCTAAAGTCATCTATCATGTTTTGAAAGGATCGCCTGCGGAAAAGGCCGGATTAAAAGCTGGAGATGAATTTGTGAAATATGGGAAAGAAAAATTCATTGACGAAGACAGCGGTAATACCAGTTTTGATATGCTCATTAAGCGCAAGAACGGTAAGAAAGAAACGATTCATTTTGATAATGTTAAAAGTTATGAGGTTTTGGATATTCAGTAG
- a CDS encoding heavy metal translocating P-type ATPase, with protein sequence MAHHSCTCCCAHDNAQTKNMPEKAGFFKEYWRILLSSVILFSGIALSMANTEFFKNGTVTFVWYSLAYLPVGLPVLKEAWESILQKDIFSEFTLMSVATLGAFYIREYPEGVAVMLFYSLGELFQNKAVSRAKRNIGALLDVRPETATVIRDNAAVTESPRNVQVGEIIEVKTGERIPLDGKMLGEAASFNTSALTGESVPRTIRKGEEVLAGMIATDKVVRVEVTKPFEKSALSRILELVQNASERKAPAELFIRKFARIYTPIVTGLALLIVLLPFLYSLMNAQFIFVFNDWLYRALVFLVISCPCALVVSIPLGYFGGIGAASRLGILFKGGNYLDAITGINTVVFDKTGTLTQGTFEVQSCHTRPDISEEKLIQAIASTERNSTHPIAKAITSYAGQRQIPLVSATDITEIAGHGLEAMIDGQHVLVGNTRLLSKYKVEYPQELSEIADTIAVCAINSTYAGYLLLSDTLKADAHKAIKDLKALNINNIQILSGDKQAIVTNFAQKLGVAQAYGDLLPDGKVEHIEELRQDADNRIAFVGDGINDAPVLALSHVGIAMGGLGSDAAIETADVVIQTDQPSKVATAIRVGKQTHRVVWQNILLTFGVKLSVLILGAGGLATLWEAVFADVGVALIAIVNAIRIQKLVK encoded by the coding sequence ATGGCACATCATAGTTGTACATGTTGCTGTGCGCATGACAATGCACAGACCAAGAACATGCCGGAAAAAGCCGGCTTCTTTAAGGAATACTGGAGAATATTGCTCTCATCCGTCATTCTTTTCAGCGGAATAGCCCTGAGCATGGCAAATACGGAATTCTTCAAGAACGGAACCGTTACCTTTGTCTGGTACTCACTGGCATACCTGCCCGTAGGCTTGCCCGTCCTGAAAGAGGCTTGGGAAAGTATTCTGCAAAAGGACATTTTCAGTGAGTTCACACTGATGTCCGTCGCCACTTTAGGAGCTTTCTACATTAGGGAATATCCGGAAGGAGTAGCCGTAATGCTGTTCTACTCACTGGGAGAGCTATTCCAAAACAAGGCTGTCAGCAGGGCAAAGCGGAACATCGGCGCACTGCTGGATGTCCGTCCGGAGACAGCGACAGTCATCAGAGACAACGCAGCCGTTACCGAATCGCCCCGCAACGTACAGGTAGGCGAGATTATCGAAGTGAAAACCGGAGAACGTATTCCGCTGGACGGGAAAATGCTGGGTGAGGCCGCCTCATTCAACACCTCCGCCCTCACAGGCGAAAGCGTGCCGCGCACCATCCGGAAAGGTGAAGAAGTGCTTGCCGGGATGATTGCCACCGACAAGGTGGTCAGGGTGGAAGTCACGAAACCCTTCGAGAAAAGCGCCCTCTCCCGCATACTGGAGCTGGTGCAGAACGCATCCGAGCGCAAAGCGCCTGCCGAATTGTTCATCCGCAAGTTCGCACGTATCTATACACCGATTGTAACAGGGCTCGCCCTATTGATAGTGCTGTTGCCCTTCCTCTATTCATTGATGAATGCACAGTTCATATTCGTTTTCAACGACTGGCTGTACCGGGCGCTTGTGTTCCTGGTTATCTCATGTCCTTGCGCTCTGGTGGTAAGTATTCCTTTGGGATACTTCGGAGGCATCGGCGCTGCATCCCGCTTGGGCATACTGTTCAAAGGAGGGAACTACCTGGATGCCATAACCGGAATCAATACGGTGGTATTCGACAAGACAGGTACGCTGACCCAAGGCACATTCGAGGTACAGTCCTGCCATACGCGCCCCGACATATCCGAAGAAAAACTGATACAAGCCATCGCTTCCACCGAACGCAACAGTACGCATCCCATAGCAAAAGCCATTACAAGCTATGCCGGACAAAGACAGATACCGCTTGTTTCAGCAACGGACATTACGGAAATCGCAGGTCATGGCCTTGAAGCAATGATAGACGGGCAGCACGTCCTCGTTGGCAACACCCGCTTATTGTCCAAATATAAAGTGGAATATCCCCAAGAGCTATCCGAAATAGCCGATACAATAGCAGTCTGTGCCATCAACTCAACTTATGCGGGCTATCTGCTGCTGTCCGACACGCTGAAAGCAGACGCACACAAAGCCATAAAAGACCTGAAAGCCTTAAATATCAATAATATTCAGATATTATCGGGCGACAAACAGGCTATTGTCACTAACTTTGCACAGAAATTGGGAGTGGCACAAGCCTATGGCGACCTTCTGCCCGACGGAAAAGTAGAACACATAGAGGAGTTGCGGCAAGATGCGGATAACCGGATAGCCTTTGTTGGCGACGGCATCAACGACGCTCCTGTCCTTGCCCTCAGCCACGTGGGAATTGCAATGGGAGGATTAGGCAGCGACGCCGCCATCGAAACCGCCGACGTGGTAATCCAAACCGACCAGCCCTCCAAAGTGGCTACCGCCATTCGTGTGGGCAAGCAGACGCACCGGGTGGTCTGGCAGAACATTTTGCTGACGTTCGGGGTTAAGTTATCGGTGCTGATCTTAGGCGCCGGCGGATTGGCAACCCTATGGGAAGCTGTCTTTGCAGATGTCGGCGTAGCCCTCATTGCCATAGTAAATGCTATCCGAATACAGAAACTGGTAAAATAA
- a CDS encoding YccF domain-containing protein produces the protein MGCLMNVLWLVFGGIFTAVEYMIASLLMMITIVGIPFGMQTMKMAGLALWPFGKDVRSGDRSSGCLYILMNVLWIFLGGIWICLSHLGFGILLCITIIGIPFGMQHFKLAALALAPFGKDIVTV, from the coding sequence ATGGGTTGTCTAATGAATGTCTTGTGGCTGGTGTTTGGCGGCATCTTTACTGCCGTAGAGTACATGATAGCCAGTTTGTTGATGATGATTACAATCGTGGGAATTCCTTTCGGCATGCAGACCATGAAAATGGCGGGGCTTGCTTTGTGGCCTTTCGGCAAGGATGTGCGCAGTGGCGACCGTTCAAGCGGATGCCTTTACATTCTGATGAATGTATTGTGGATTTTTCTGGGAGGAATATGGATTTGCCTTTCGCATTTAGGATTCGGAATATTGCTGTGCATCACTATAATCGGTATTCCTTTCGGCATGCAGCATTTTAAGCTTGCAGCCCTGGCACTGGCTCCTTTCGGAAAGGACATCGTGACGGTGTAG
- a CDS encoding Fur family transcriptional regulator: MEEKDYLDLLAKREIQPTAIRILVLQAMLKAGRSVSLLDLEKILDTVDKSSIFRTITLFLSHHLVHSIDDGTGSFKYAVCSAGCSCEVNDLHTHFHCEGCNKTFCFNNIPTPVVQVPEGFTLSSINYVLKGLCPECAAKSHKKG, from the coding sequence ATGGAAGAAAAAGATTATTTAGACCTATTGGCCAAAAGAGAGATACAACCAACCGCCATACGTATCTTGGTGTTGCAAGCCATGCTGAAAGCAGGACGTTCCGTCTCTCTGCTCGATTTGGAAAAGATACTGGATACGGTGGATAAATCTTCCATTTTCCGCACCATCACCCTTTTCCTGTCCCACCATCTTGTGCACAGCATTGACGACGGGACAGGCTCTTTCAAATATGCAGTCTGCAGCGCCGGTTGCTCCTGCGAGGTCAACGACCTGCATACCCATTTTCATTGTGAGGGATGCAACAAAACGTTCTGTTTCAACAACATCCCCACCCCGGTAGTACAAGTGCCGGAGGGATTTACCCTCAGCAGCATCAATTATGTGCTGAAAGGGCTATGCCCCGAATGTGCCGCAAAATCTCACAAGAAAGGCTGA
- a CDS encoding LacI family DNA-binding transcriptional regulator yields MEHQKHTSLKDMARILGVSIPTVSRALKDSPEISRELCARAKQLAREMNYRPNPFAMSLRKNTPRIIGVVVPEIVTHFFSSILSGIEDMAIANGYFVIIATSHELYEHEKRNIENLVNMRVEGIIACLSQETTDYRHFTTLSDINMPVVLFDRVCLPELFSTVVADGVQSAQKATQHLLDNGSRRIAFIGGANHLDIVKRRKHGYLEALRENKIPIERELVVCRKIDYEEGKIATETLLSLPEPPDAILAMNDTLAFAAMEVIKRHGLRIPQDVALIGYTDEQHANYVEPKLSAISHQTYLMGETACRLLIEQIRGDKTIKQVVIPTHLQIRESSVKK; encoded by the coding sequence ATGGAACACCAAAAACACACTTCACTGAAAGATATGGCCCGGATACTTGGAGTATCTATTCCCACAGTGTCAAGAGCTTTGAAGGATAGCCCGGAAATCAGTCGTGAACTTTGTGCCAGGGCCAAGCAATTGGCGAGGGAGATGAACTATCGTCCCAATCCTTTTGCTATGAGCCTTCGGAAGAACACTCCGAGGATTATAGGGGTGGTAGTACCTGAAATCGTAACGCATTTCTTTTCTTCCATATTGAGTGGTATAGAGGATATGGCGATAGCTAATGGGTATTTTGTGATTATAGCTACTTCGCATGAGTTGTACGAACACGAGAAAAGAAATATAGAGAATCTGGTGAATATGCGTGTAGAGGGCATTATAGCGTGCCTGTCGCAGGAGACTACCGATTATCGTCATTTCACAACTCTGTCCGATATCAACATGCCGGTTGTTCTGTTTGATCGCGTCTGTTTGCCGGAACTCTTTTCCACTGTGGTGGCAGACGGGGTTCAGTCGGCTCAAAAAGCTACGCAGCATTTATTGGATAATGGAAGCAGGCGCATTGCATTCATTGGCGGGGCCAATCATCTGGACATAGTGAAACGGAGAAAGCATGGCTATTTGGAGGCGTTGCGCGAGAATAAGATACCTATTGAAAGGGAACTGGTGGTGTGCCGTAAGATTGACTATGAGGAAGGCAAGATTGCGACAGAAACATTATTGTCCCTTCCTGAGCCGCCTGATGCTATTCTTGCCATGAATGATACGTTGGCATTCGCGGCAATGGAAGTTATAAAGAGGCATGGGCTTCGTATTCCGCAAGACGTAGCTCTTATAGGATACACAGATGAGCAGCATGCTAATTATGTAGAGCCTAAGCTCTCGGCCATATCCCACCAAACCTATCTGATGGGTGAAACGGCCTGCCGTTTACTCATCGAACAGATAAGGGGAGACAAAACGATCAAGCAGGTGGTTATTCCCACTCATTTGCAAATCAGGGAAAGCAGTGTGAAAAAATAA
- a CDS encoding murein L,D-transpeptidase catalytic domain family protein, producing the protein MLRFCLSFLLLFFPCFLFFGNRYSADVPDRKDVALAVEAAACAQLYRTMQLEGIVGWDAFRQAVTGYHKIAGRKRDVLTLIDFSRPSTEKRLFVFDMKQHRLLFSSVVSHGKNSGGVYATSFSNEYGSYKSSLGFYLTETTYQGKNGYSLILNGLERGINDRARERAIVMHGAAYADPSVVGKGGRLGRSFGCPAVPQKLTRPIIDAIKGGSVMYIYAETPDYLAHSSVLSGYRA; encoded by the coding sequence ATGTTGCGATTTTGCTTGTCCTTTTTACTCTTGTTTTTTCCCTGTTTCCTGTTTTTTGGAAACAGGTATTCTGCCGATGTGCCGGACCGGAAGGATGTTGCGTTGGCGGTGGAGGCTGCCGCATGTGCCCAGCTGTACCGCACCATGCAGCTGGAAGGCATAGTGGGGTGGGATGCTTTCCGCCAGGCAGTAACGGGTTATCATAAAATAGCAGGCCGCAAACGGGATGTACTGACACTGATCGATTTCTCCCGCCCGTCCACCGAGAAGCGCCTTTTTGTGTTCGACATGAAACAGCACAGGCTATTGTTCTCCTCCGTTGTGTCGCATGGGAAGAACAGCGGCGGGGTGTATGCCACTTCTTTCTCCAACGAATACGGCTCTTATAAAAGTTCCTTAGGTTTCTACCTGACGGAGACCACCTATCAGGGAAAAAACGGTTACTCCCTCATCCTCAACGGGCTGGAAAGGGGTATCAACGACCGCGCCCGCGAACGTGCCATTGTGATGCATGGAGCTGCCTATGCCGACCCTTCGGTTGTGGGCAAAGGCGGACGTCTGGGGCGCAGCTTCGGCTGTCCGGCTGTTCCGCAGAAACTCACCCGCCCCATCATCGACGCCATCAAGGGAGGAAGCGTGATGTATATCTATGCCGAAACTCCCGACTATCTGGCGCACAGTTCCGTACTTTCCGGATATCGGGCATAA
- the dinB gene encoding DNA polymerase IV has translation MTGRKIIHIDMDAFYASVEQRDNPELRGKPVAVGHAEERGVVAAASYEARRFGVRSAMSSQKAKRLCPQLVFIPGRMDVYKSVSRQIHEIFHEYTDVIEPISLDEAFLDVTENKPGIPLAVDIAKEIKRKVRERLSLVASAGVSYNKFLAKIASDYRKPDGLCTIHPDQALEFIARLPIESFWGVGPVTAKKMHVLGIHNGEQLRACSQAMLMREFGKVGGVYYDFARGIDLRPVEAVRVRKSVGCEHTLEKDINRRASVIIELYHAAVELVGRLEHKNFRGNTLTLKIKFHDFSQITRSITQSGELTTLDAILPLAKQLLKEVDYEHHPIRLIGLSVSNPREENDEKGVWEQLSFEFRDWEFDK, from the coding sequence ATGACCGGACGGAAGATTATACATATTGATATGGACGCCTTCTACGCATCCGTAGAACAGCGCGACAATCCCGAACTGCGTGGTAAGCCGGTGGCGGTGGGACATGCGGAAGAGCGGGGCGTGGTAGCTGCTGCCAGCTATGAAGCCCGCCGGTTCGGGGTGCGTTCGGCGATGTCGTCGCAGAAGGCGAAGCGGCTGTGTCCGCAGCTGGTCTTCATTCCGGGGCGCATGGATGTGTATAAGTCGGTATCCCGTCAGATACATGAGATTTTCCATGAATATACGGATGTCATAGAACCGATCTCGTTGGATGAGGCTTTCTTGGATGTGACGGAAAACAAGCCCGGCATTCCTTTGGCTGTGGACATAGCCAAAGAAATCAAGCGGAAAGTGCGCGAGCGGCTGAGTCTGGTGGCTTCTGCCGGGGTTTCCTATAACAAGTTTCTTGCCAAAATAGCGTCCGATTATCGTAAACCGGACGGCTTATGCACTATTCATCCCGATCAGGCTTTGGAGTTTATAGCTCGTTTGCCGATAGAGAGTTTTTGGGGAGTGGGCCCGGTGACGGCAAAGAAGATGCATGTCTTGGGAATACACAATGGCGAACAGCTTCGTGCCTGTTCGCAGGCAATGCTGATGCGTGAGTTTGGGAAAGTGGGAGGTGTTTATTATGATTTTGCCAGGGGGATTGATCTTCGTCCGGTAGAGGCAGTGCGTGTCCGCAAGTCTGTCGGGTGTGAGCATACCCTGGAAAAGGACATCAACCGCCGGGCATCGGTCATTATCGAACTGTATCATGCGGCGGTGGAACTGGTGGGACGTTTGGAGCATAAGAATTTCCGGGGGAATACGCTGACGCTGAAAATCAAGTTCCATGATTTCAGTCAGATCACCCGCAGCATTACGCAATCCGGGGAGCTGACCACGCTCGATGCCATTCTTCCATTGGCAAAGCAACTGTTGAAGGAAGTGGACTACGAGCATCATCCCATCCGGCTGATAGGCCTTTCGGTCTCCAATCCTCGTGAAGAAAACGATGAAAAAGGCGTTTGGGAACAACTGAGTTTTGAATTTAGGGACTGGGAATTTGATAAATAA
- a CDS encoding LytTR family DNA-binding domain-containing protein, with amino-acid sequence MMNKLVSLLRSPYPVLFQRWKSVVIPSAIVAFILYAFQPFGISLKEGSKLGIAIGSGGITAGASVICHYLLPALFPSYYKEQHWTLGKYVLDLLLLFFLIAVGLWLYISWLSGIGMNGSLFLLVCTWVMILAPFPLVFCLIWNRNMVLARNLKEAAEINSFLSRKMSAEGDGNSPEKKEGDTGRLVFSGGTKDVLEVSDCDFLYAEAEGNYVRVVFAAAGDGKPVRKLLRITMKQAEETVARCPLIIRCHRAFLVNVQKVVEVYGNSQGCRLRLGGCREEVPVSRACVKQVKALIEDRV; translated from the coding sequence ATGATGAATAAATTGGTCTCACTTTTGCGAAGCCCTTATCCGGTGCTGTTTCAGCGGTGGAAATCGGTGGTTATACCTTCGGCCATTGTGGCCTTTATACTCTATGCGTTCCAGCCGTTTGGCATCTCCTTGAAAGAAGGAAGCAAGTTGGGGATAGCCATAGGGTCGGGGGGCATTACGGCGGGAGCGTCTGTCATCTGCCATTATTTGCTGCCGGCACTGTTTCCTTCTTACTATAAAGAGCAGCATTGGACGCTGGGCAAATATGTCTTGGACCTGCTTCTGCTCTTCTTTCTGATAGCGGTGGGGTTATGGCTTTATATATCGTGGCTGAGCGGCATAGGGATGAATGGCTCATTGTTCCTCTTGGTATGCACGTGGGTGATGATTCTGGCTCCTTTCCCGCTTGTCTTTTGCCTGATATGGAACCGGAATATGGTGTTGGCGCGCAATCTGAAGGAAGCGGCCGAAATAAACTCTTTCCTGTCGAGGAAGATGTCTGCGGAGGGTGACGGAAACTCTCCCGAAAAGAAAGAAGGAGACACAGGCAGGCTGGTCTTTTCCGGCGGGACAAAGGATGTGCTGGAGGTGAGCGATTGTGATTTCCTTTATGCGGAGGCCGAGGGAAATTATGTGAGGGTGGTTTTTGCTGCTGCCGGAGATGGGAAACCGGTGCGGAAGTTGCTGCGTATAACGATGAAGCAGGCGGAGGAGACCGTTGCACGTTGTCCCCTCATCATCCGTTGCCATCGTGCTTTTCTGGTCAATGTGCAGAAGGTGGTGGAAGTGTATGGAAACTCGCAGGGATGCCGCCTGAGGCTGGGAGGCTGCCGGGAGGAAGTACCCGTATCCAGAGCCTGTGTGAAGCAGGTGAAAGCCCTGATAGAAGATAGGGTGTAG